From a single Betaproteobacteria bacterium genomic region:
- a CDS encoding helix-turn-helix transcriptional regulator, with protein MQSIAATCGISTRYVHMLMRGTGRTFSQYLLEHRLECCRNALQVQSGKRRSITEIAFEYGFNDGSHFSRTFRNRYGKSLREFRRKA; from the coding sequence GTGCAAAGCATCGCCGCCACGTGTGGCATCTCAACCCGATACGTGCATATGCTGATGCGCGGTACGGGCCGAACCTTTTCTCAATACCTGCTAGAGCATCGATTGGAATGCTGCCGGAACGCCCTGCAAGTCCAGTCAGGGAAACGTCGCTCCATCACTGAGATTGCCTTCGAGTATGGGTTTAACGATGGCTCCCACTTCAGCCGCACCTTCCGCAATCGTTATGGTAAGTCGCTTAGGGAATTTCGGCGTAAGGCTTAA